DNA sequence from the Methylomonas albis genome:
TATAAACCAATGACATTAAATAAACTTGCCGCAGGCATTGCGCTGGGTTTAGGCGCGTTTGGCCTTGCTCATGCAGTGACCACCCTCCCTACCGTCACCATCAAAATCGTCGCTTTCAACGATTTCCACGGACAATTAGAATCGCCGGGCACATTCCGGCAAACACCCAGCAGCGCGGCATCTACCAATATTCCGGTCGGTGGTGTGGACTGGATGGCCGGTTATGTTAGCGATTTGAAAAACCAAAATCCCAGCACCGTGGTGGTATCGGCCGGCGACATCATCGGCGCCACGCCGCTGGTGTCCGCGCTGTTTCACGATGAACCGACTATCGAAACCATGAACCGCCTGGGTCTGGAGTTTAACGCGGTCGGCAATCACGAATTCGACGAAGGCAAGGCCGAACTCAAACGCATGCAAAACGGCGGCTGCCATCCCACCGATCCGAACTCCTGCCAAGGCGCGGCGGTCGGTACGCCGGTGCCGTTCGAGGGCGCTGATTTTAAATTCCTGGCCGCCAATGTCGTAGAAACTGCAACCGGCAAAACCCTTTTTCCGCAATACGCGGTAAAAGTGGTGGGCGGAGTGCGGGTCGGCTTTATCGGCATGACCTTGAAAGAAACCCCCACCATCGTCACCCCCACCGGCGTGGCCGGCCTGGAGTTTAAAGACGAAGCGGCCACGGTGAACGCCTTGATACCCAAATTGCGAGCGCGCGGCGTCGAAGCGGTGGTGGTGTTGATTCATCAAGGCGGCACCATACCGATCACGCAAAGTGCATCGACCATCAACAGCTGCGACGGCGGTTTGGACGGCTCGCCGATCAAAACCATCGTCAACCAGTTGGACGACGAAGTGGATTTGGTAATTTCCGGCCACACCCATCAAGCTTATAACTGCCAAATCGCCAACAAAGCCGGCCGCTTGATTTCGGTGACCAGCGCCAATTCGCAAGGCCGGGTCTTGACCGACATCGACGTGGCCATCAACACCGCCAACGGCGAAGTCAGCAGCGTCAACGCGGAAAACATCGTCGTTGATCGCCGCAACACGGGCATCACACCTAACGCGGCGATTAAAACCATCGTCGACAATTACAAAGCCCTGTCCACCCCTATCGCTAACCGGGTGATAGGCAGCGTCAGCGCGGCGATCACCACTACGGCCAACGCGGCCGGCGAATCGGCGCTGGGCGACGTGATTGCCGACGCGCAATTGCTGGCTACCCAAAACGTCGGTTTCGGCGAAGCGGTGGCGGCTTTCATGAATCCCGGCGGCATCCGCGCCAACCTGACCTATCCGTCGAGCGCCGCCGGCGAAGGTGACGGCAAGGTTACTTACGCGGAAGCCTTTACCGTGCAACCTTTCGGCAATACCGTGGTAACGCTGACCTTAACCGGCGCGCAAATCCATACCTTGCTGGAGCAACAGTTCACCGGCTGCACTGTAGGTTATCCGGCAAGCGCACCCGTAACCGGCCAGCCTTTCAACCGTATCCTGCAAGTCTCAAACAGCTTCAGTTACGCATGGCAGGAAAAAGGCACGGCTTGCGATAACGTCGATCCCGCCAGTATCAAAATCAATGGCATCGTGGTCGACCCTGCCGCCAGCTATCGGATTACCGTCAACAATTTCATGGCGGACGGCGGCGATCAGTATTATGTGTTGACGCAAGGCAGCAATCGTCTGGGCGGCGCGCTGGATCTGGACGCGCTGGAAAACTACTTTAGCGTCAATGGTACTGTAGCCCCCGGCCCGCAAAATCGGATTTTGCCGGCACCTTAAGTTTTATGGATTAGTTGTAAGCTCTGTAGTAGTACTCGGGCCCGCTGGTACGCGATACAGCGGGCTTTTTTTTGCCTGACGGATCTACCGCGCTTAATGGTGATGCTCATGGCCCATTTGCGCTTGCACCTTGATCACGAACGGGTCGGATTCCTTGTCGCCCAAATCGGCAAAGTCGATCACATCGTAGCCCTGAGTGGAGGTGGGTTGCCAAGGCGCGGCCCGGAGCGGATAAGCGTGCAATAACTCTGTGCGCTCGGAAAAATCACCTTGCTGACGTTCGATCAACAGCGGTAAGGCCAAATCCAGACGCATCAGCACATGCCATTCGGTGTCCGCAACTTTGCCTTGATATTCGCGAGTGGGGATGCCGTCGGTCCATTCGACTTCCTCGGCTATCAGCTTATCTAGCAGCTGACTATCCACTAACAGCGCCAATTTTTGCCAGGACGGCGCGATTTCCAGCATGCGCAAATCGCCGGCCTGAAATTCGATAGCCCGCCGGTCTTGGTGATACAACTTGCGATGGGTAAGCTCCCGGTCATTTAACTGCCACAGCTCCCCCACCCCCAATTGCGGCCTTTCTATCGTAATCTGCCGGCTATCGCGCCAAAAGCGCCAGCTAACTTCTGCCGGCAATGCCTGGTGTGCTTCGTGGTCGTGCTCTTCACCCGCGCGGGTGGTGATAAATTCGGCGGCAACGGCAGGCAAGTTTGCCGAAGATAAATCGGTGGTATTGGGCTTGGCCGGCATATTGCCGCAAGCGGCCAAAAGGCTTATTAAGCCAAGACCAAGCGGTTTGCTTAATACTTTGAAAATAGTGTTGAACATGGCTCCTGCACTTTGGCGGTATTCAAAAAATCAGGGACGACTCCCTGAATCGGGTTTGGGAAAAAGCTCCCAGTCTGCTGCGCATCCTTAACACATCAAGCATCACATGATAAGCCACGCGTTGTGCCAGTGTAGCGTGCGAAAAATAACTTCCCCAGGACCATCTGCGTAAATGGCTGCTCTTTATTGGCATGAATTTCCCCTTCAATACCGCCAATTTCACCGGCTATCAGTCCGCTAAACCGATGCAAATATTGACTCACTTCCATATTTCAATTATCGTTGAAATATGGAAAATAAAACTGCTGTTATCGCGTTGGCTGCACTGGCGCAAGAATCCCGTTTGGCAATTTACCGCGCGCTGGTCCAAGCCGGCCCGGAAGGTTTGGCCGCCGGCAAAATCAGCGAAGCCACCGGCATTGCGCCTTCTTCTCTGTCGTTTCATTTGAAGGAACTGGCTTATGCGAACATGGTCAGCTCGCGCAACGAAAGCCGTTTCGTGATTTATACCGCCAACTTTGCGGCGATGAACGAGCTTTTGGCGTTCCTGACCGAGAACTGTTGCAACGGCAATGCCTGCTTGTCGCTTTCAGCCTGTTCCGGCAATGACACGGATACCAAAGATTCTCTACCCTCAACCCAGACCGACACTCCATCATGAACGTATTATTTCTATGTACCGGCAATTCCTGCCGCTCCGTCCTTGGCGAGGCCACTTTCAATCATTTGGCGCCGGCCGGCTGGCATGGTCTGAGCGCCGGCAGCAAACCCACCGGCAAGATCCACCCGCGCTCGCTGGCCTTGCTGGCCAGAGAAGGCATATCCACCGAGGGCTATTACAGCAAGTCCTGGAACGACCTGCCGGTAACGCCGGACATCGTGCTCAGCGTCTGCGGCAATGCCGCCAACGAAACCTGCCCGACCTATTTGGGTCCGGTCATGCGCAGCCATTGGGGCGTCGAAGATCCCGCCCATGTTGAAGGTACAGACGAGGAAATCGACGCCGCCTTCATGGTCGCTTATGGCATTCTGCGCCATCGCATCGAGCAGTTTTTTGCTTTGCCGTTGGAAGAATTAAAAAATGATCCGCAGCGCCTGAAAGCCGAACTGGATCGCATCGGCACCTTGTTGCCTTAATTGTTAAGGAGTTACCTCATGACCAGCATTCAAATATTCGATCCCGCTTTGTGTTGCAGCACCGGGGTTTGCGGTGTGGAAGTCGATCAGCAGTTAGTGGGGTTTGCGGCCGATGTCGATTGGGCCAAGCAGAACGGTGCCGACATTGAGCGCTTTAATCTGGCCCAAACGCCCTTGGCGTTTGCCGAGAACCCGGTGGTAAAAGCCTTTCTGGAACGTTCCGGCGCCGAAGCCCTGCCCTTGATCCTGGTCGATGGTGAAGTCGCATTGGCTGGTCGTTATCCCAATCGAGCCGAATTGGCGCGTTGGGCAGCGATTAAGGTAGCGGAAGAGCAAGCCGCGTCGGGCTGTTGCAGCGGCAGCAGCTGTTGTTAACTTCTGGTGATAGTGCTGTGAACAGCGACCGCAAATTCCTCGACCAAGCGCCGCGCTTTCTATTTTTTACCGGCAAGGGCGGTGTCGGCAAGACCTCCATCGGTTGCGCCTCCGCCGTGCAATTAGCGGATGCGGGCAAACAGGTTTTGTTGGTGAGTACCGACCCGGCCTCGAATGTCGGCCAGGTATTTGGCATCGACATCGGCAACAAGATCACCGCCATTCCGGCCGTATCCGGCCTGGCGGCCTTGGAAATCGATCCGCAAGCGGCGGCCCAGGCCTATCGCGACCGCATCGTCGGTCCGGTGCGCGGCGTGTTGCCGGACAGCATCGTCAAAGGCATAGAAGAGCAACTATCCGGCGCCTGCACCACGGAAATCGCGGCATTTGACGAATTCACCGCGCTGCTGACCGACTCGGTATTGACCGCCGACTACGATCACATCGTGTTCGACACCGCGCCGACCGGCCACACCATCCGCCTGCTGCAACTCCCCGGCGCCTGGAGCGGCTTTCTGGAACAAGGCAAAGGCGATGCCTCTTGCCTGGGGCCATTGGCCGGTCTGGAGAAACAGCGCAGCCAATATAAAGCTGCTGTCGACGCACTAGCAGATCCGCAACGCAGCCGGTTGATCCTGGTCGCCCGCGCTCAACAATCGACCTTGCGCGAAGTGGCTCGTACCCATGAGGAATTAAACGCCATCGGCTTGTCGCAACAATATTTGCTGATCAACGGTATTTTGCCGGAGAGCGAAACCGCACAAGATCGGCTGGCCAGTGCAATCTATCGTCGCGAGCAAAACGCCTTAATCCATATGCCGGCGGCGCTGAGCGGCTTACCGACGGATCGCATTGAATTAAAGCCCTTCAATCTGGTTGGGCTGATGGCTCTTGGACAATTGCTGCGTCGTTCCGAGCCGCTATCCATGCCTGACAATGATGTTACGCCCGCCACATCGGCAGCCAATCTATCGTCACTAGTCGACGAGATTGCCACGGACGGCCATGGACTGGTGATGCTGATGGGCAAGGGCGGAGTGGGTAAAACCACTCTGGCTGCGGCGTTGGCAGTGGCACTTGCTCGACGCGGTTTGCCGGTACATCTGACCACTTCCGACCCAGCCGCCAATTTAACGGACACGCTAAACGGCGCTTTGCCTGACCTGACAGTCAGCAAAATAGATCCGCATGCGGAAACCGAACGCTACCGCCAACATGTGTTGGCCACTAAAGGTGCCAAATTGGACGCGCCTGGCCGCGCCTTGCTGGAAGAAGACCTGCGCTCGCCGTGTACCGAAGAAATTGCGGTATTTCAGGCTTTTTCCCGCATCATCCGCGAGGCCGGCCGGAAATTTGTAGTGATGGATACCGCGCCGACCGGCCATACCTTGCTGCTACTCGACGCCACCGGCGCTTACCATCGCGAAGTGTCAAGGCAAATGGGCGATTCCCAGCAGCATTTCACCACCCCCATGATGCAATTGCAGGACCCGCGCCAAACCAAGGTGCTGATAGTGACGTTGGCGGAAACCACCCCAGTGCTGGAAGCCGCGCAGTTGCAAAACGATCTGCGCCGGGCCGGCATCGAACCTTGGGCGTGGGTGATTAATAACAGCGTTGCGGCAACCACCGTGCATTCCCCGCTATTA
Encoded proteins:
- a CDS encoding bifunctional metallophosphatase/5'-nucleotidase; translated protein: MTLNKLAAGIALGLGAFGLAHAVTTLPTVTIKIVAFNDFHGQLESPGTFRQTPSSAASTNIPVGGVDWMAGYVSDLKNQNPSTVVVSAGDIIGATPLVSALFHDEPTIETMNRLGLEFNAVGNHEFDEGKAELKRMQNGGCHPTDPNSCQGAAVGTPVPFEGADFKFLAANVVETATGKTLFPQYAVKVVGGVRVGFIGMTLKETPTIVTPTGVAGLEFKDEAATVNALIPKLRARGVEAVVVLIHQGGTIPITQSASTINSCDGGLDGSPIKTIVNQLDDEVDLVISGHTHQAYNCQIANKAGRLISVTSANSQGRVLTDIDVAINTANGEVSSVNAENIVVDRRNTGITPNAAIKTIVDNYKALSTPIANRVIGSVSAAITTTANAAGESALGDVIADAQLLATQNVGFGEAVAAFMNPGGIRANLTYPSSAAGEGDGKVTYAEAFTVQPFGNTVVTLTLTGAQIHTLLEQQFTGCTVGYPASAPVTGQPFNRILQVSNSFSYAWQEKGTACDNVDPASIKINGIVVDPAASYRITVNNFMADGGDQYYVLTQGSNRLGGALDLDALENYFSVNGTVAPGPQNRILPAP
- a CDS encoding ArsR/SmtB family transcription factor yields the protein MENKTAVIALAALAQESRLAIYRALVQAGPEGLAAGKISEATGIAPSSLSFHLKELAYANMVSSRNESRFVIYTANFAAMNELLAFLTENCCNGNACLSLSACSGNDTDTKDSLPSTQTDTPS
- a CDS encoding arsenate reductase ArsC, translated to MNVLFLCTGNSCRSVLGEATFNHLAPAGWHGLSAGSKPTGKIHPRSLALLAREGISTEGYYSKSWNDLPVTPDIVLSVCGNAANETCPTYLGPVMRSHWGVEDPAHVEGTDEEIDAAFMVAYGILRHRIEQFFALPLEELKNDPQRLKAELDRIGTLLP
- the arsD gene encoding arsenite efflux transporter metallochaperone ArsD; this translates as MTSIQIFDPALCCSTGVCGVEVDQQLVGFAADVDWAKQNGADIERFNLAQTPLAFAENPVVKAFLERSGAEALPLILVDGEVALAGRYPNRAELARWAAIKVAEEQAASGCCSGSSCC
- the arsA gene encoding arsenical pump-driving ATPase, which encodes MNSDRKFLDQAPRFLFFTGKGGVGKTSIGCASAVQLADAGKQVLLVSTDPASNVGQVFGIDIGNKITAIPAVSGLAALEIDPQAAAQAYRDRIVGPVRGVLPDSIVKGIEEQLSGACTTEIAAFDEFTALLTDSVLTADYDHIVFDTAPTGHTIRLLQLPGAWSGFLEQGKGDASCLGPLAGLEKQRSQYKAAVDALADPQRSRLILVARAQQSTLREVARTHEELNAIGLSQQYLLINGILPESETAQDRLASAIYRREQNALIHMPAALSGLPTDRIELKPFNLVGLMALGQLLRRSEPLSMPDNDVTPATSAANLSSLVDEIATDGHGLVMLMGKGGVGKTTLAAALAVALARRGLPVHLTTSDPAANLTDTLNGALPDLTVSKIDPHAETERYRQHVLATKGAKLDAPGRALLEEDLRSPCTEEIAVFQAFSRIIREAGRKFVVMDTAPTGHTLLLLDATGAYHREVSRQMGDSQQHFTTPMMQLQDPRQTKVLIVTLAETTPVLEAAQLQNDLRRAGIEPWAWVINNSVAATTVHSPLLRQRAANELSEIAAVANHYASRYALVPLLQDEPTGVERLLALAGDHWGISKTPSPLVPTGHKGEG